TTTCTAAAATTTTATTTTCCATAATTAAATCCTTTTAACAATTTTTATAAATCTGGGTTTCCCGTTAATATCTTCTATTATTTCTACATTTTTAATTTTAGTTCATTTTTCATAATGATAGGGATTAATTTCTAAATATAGAGTTCCATTTGGCTTTAGAAATTTATTATATTGACTTAAAATTTTTTCATAGATTTGTCAGCCTTTATTTTTTGCATATAAAGCAATTTTAGGCTCATGTTCAATTACACTAGCATCGACTGTTGAATCATCTTTGCTTAAATAAGGAGGATTGGAAACAATTAAGTCAAATGTTCCCTTGACATTTTCAAATAAATTACTTTTTTTGATACTTAAATTTTTATCAAATTTAAAATTAATTTTTCTATTGTATCTTGCTATTTTCAAAGCCTTTTGGCTAATATCTGTCATTAAAATTTTAGCTTTCGGTTTTTTTCTTTTTAAACTTAAACCAATAAAACCTGAACCAGTGCAAAGATCTAAAATATCAATATCATCTTTTTTTATGTCTTTAGCTATTAAATAGATTAATTCGTCAGTTTCATATCTAGGAATCAAGACATTTTTGTTAACTTTGATTTTAACATCAGTATAATCAACAAATCCTATAATGTGTTGAATAGGAACATTATTTTTAAGCAATCTTTTTTCTTTATCGCTAATAAATGAAGGCAAATTATATTTTTTCTTTTCTAAAAGCAATAATTCATTTTTTTCTTTCATTCTATAATAAACCAGCTTCTTTGATTTTCTGATTTTGTTCTTCAGTTAATAAAGCTTCCACAATTGGTTGTAGTTTACCTTCAATTACTTGTTTAAGAGAAGTAGAAAAACCAATTCTATGATCAGTTACACGATCTTGAGGATAATTGTAAGTTCTAATTTTTTCACTTCTAGCTCCGCCGCCAGCAAGTTTTCTATATCCCGCTTCTTCCTCATTTTTTTTCGCCATTTCTAAATCATAAAGTTTTGATTTTAAAACGGTCATCGCAGTTTCCCTATTGGCAATTTGGCTTCTTTCATCTTGTGAAGAAACTACAATTCCAGTTGGTAAATGTGTAATCCTTACTGCAGAATCCGTTGTATTAACTGACTGACCGCCTGCTCCACTTGAACGATAAGTATCAACTTTAATTTCGTTTGGTTTAATTTCAATATCAATTGTTTCATCAATTTCTGGTATAACAGTCACAGTCGCAGTTGAAGTATGAATTCTTCCTGCACTTTCTGTAACTGGAACTCTTTGCACTCTATGCACGCCACTTTCAAATTTTAGTTTTGAATAAGCATTTTCACCTTTGACTGAAAAAATAATTTGTGAAAATCCACCAGTTGATGCTTGTGATGAAGAAAGTAATTTAATTTTGAAATCTAACTCATCTGCATATTTTGTATACATTTTGAAAAGATCACCAGCAAAAATGTTTGCTTCGTCTCCTCCTGCTGCTCCTCTTATTTCAATAATCACGTTTTTATCGTCATTTTCGTCTTTAGGTAAAATTAAAATTTTTAATTCGGCTTCTAATTGCTCAATTAATATTGAATTTTCTTCAATAATAGACTTTGCTAAAAGTTGTTCTTCTTCATTTTTTGAACTAAGATATCCTTTTGCTTCTTCAAGCATAAATAAAGTTGATTCATACTCATTAAATTTGTTTGCTATATCTTTGATTTTATTAATTTCTTTGTTCAATCTTGTATATTCTTTGATGTTTGAAATAATCGCTTCATCTGATAGTTTTTCATTTAATTGATTGTAAGTATTTCTAATATCAGACAAAGATTTATACATTGCTTTTTCCATAGTGCCCTTTATTATAATAAAAAATGTTTTATATCTTTATATATATCTAATTATAAGGAATATTAATAATATATAATTTAAACATAAAAAGAGATTAGGGTGAATAATTATGCAAAGAAATTACTATATAAAAATTCAAAAAATTGTAAAAGATAAAAATAAAAATATCAAAAGCCAGGTTGTCGAAATTCCCTTTAAAGAAGGTAAATCTAAAAATTTAATGACTTTTGATATTTTATTTTTAGGCGCTGATTTTAATAAATATTGAAGAAGATATGATTGAGCAGCAAATGAAAATTTTCTTAAAGAGTACACTAAAGAATTTTTAAAAGATACACAATGAATAAATGCAGGTAAAATCGTTTTAGATAGAAATACCTATGCAAATTTTACCAATGATGAATTAAAGTGACTTGTTAATACCTTTATAAAGAGAATTAACAAAGAAATTCTTTTCACAAATTTTGATGGTGATTTTGAGCAAAAAATTAATAATTTGGCTAAAACCGTTTTTGAATTTCAAAATTTTTCTTTTAATTTAGATCTTTCTCCACTAAATCATATTTATATTTTCAATAATTTTTTAATGTGCCAAAAAGATCTTGATTATTTGCCTTTTAGTAAAAATCGTATTAAAGATTTTAATAACATTCATAATGAATTTACTCTAAAAACTTCAACTAACAATAATGAATACTTTGCTTCTTTTAAATTTCATGAAATTGAATATTCTA
This Mycoplasmopsis columbina DNA region includes the following protein-coding sequences:
- the prfA gene encoding peptide chain release factor 1, which codes for MEKAMYKSLSDIRNTYNQLNEKLSDEAIISNIKEYTRLNKEINKIKDIANKFNEYESTLFMLEEAKGYLSSKNEEEQLLAKSIIEENSILIEQLEAELKILILPKDENDDKNVIIEIRGAAGGDEANIFAGDLFKMYTKYADELDFKIKLLSSSQASTGGFSQIIFSVKGENAYSKLKFESGVHRVQRVPVTESAGRIHTSTATVTVIPEIDETIDIEIKPNEIKVDTYRSSGAGGQSVNTTDSAVRITHLPTGIVVSSQDERSQIANRETAMTVLKSKLYDLEMAKKNEEEAGYRKLAGGGARSEKIRTYNYPQDRVTDHRIGFSTSLKQVIEGKLQPIVEALLTEEQNQKIKEAGLL
- the prmC gene encoding peptide chain release factor N(5)-glutamine methyltransferase encodes the protein MKEKNELLLLEKKKYNLPSFISDKEKRLLKNNVPIQHIIGFVDYTDVKIKVNKNVLIPRYETDELIYLIAKDIKKDDIDILDLCTGSGFIGLSLKRKKPKAKILMTDISQKALKIARYNRKINFKFDKNLSIKKSNLFENVKGTFDLIVSNPPYLSKDDSTVDASVIEHEPKIALYAKNKGWQIYEKILSQYNKFLKPNGTLYLEINPYHYEKWTKIKNVEIIEDINGKPRFIKIVKRI